One genomic segment of Erythrobacter sp. THAF29 includes these proteins:
- a CDS encoding transporter, with protein MSTMAKVGSLAIFAVAGIACSGEAQAQVYVQDIAFKLDEGGNPVEYEELAPERLAADNWQLRAELEMMREREAAAQRRIADLEERLLRLEQVAGLVGAQRLSDAEEAQMRGQGFGTNVMAPIYRGNQIELTRGNPNFVQTTPQQDGEAQQTEEYSGRRDPAPSQSVEAVTEEQQGYFGRRFSFEGGVNYSHFDDARINLSGFLALDAIFLGQISVDEQTSDVITTDFTGRFAPNDRLQFDVNVPTIYRSSVFQSGGVGGDASGLADARVDEFGLGDVSVGASYRLLRETVRRPDVVINTRVKAPTGKDPFGIELVEVEGTEGNFQIPTSLSTGSGAWAASAGVSALKTLDPMIVFGNVTYFHNFKNEFDDIDETPGEQPGTVDIGNAIQFGAGLAFALNEKSSISTSFSVRFGDEARLRFEGEEFEEVVGSGSTVGMLNLGATFAVSNRVSLLANVGVGMTTDAPDMVLSVRVPFRF; from the coding sequence ATGTCGACTATGGCTAAAGTAGGATCGCTGGCGATCTTCGCGGTTGCCGGAATTGCCTGTTCCGGCGAAGCGCAGGCGCAGGTCTATGTCCAGGACATCGCATTCAAACTCGATGAAGGCGGCAATCCTGTCGAGTACGAGGAACTCGCGCCCGAGCGGCTTGCGGCCGACAACTGGCAGCTGAGAGCCGAACTCGAAATGATGCGCGAGCGCGAGGCTGCGGCGCAGCGGCGGATCGCCGATCTCGAGGAACGATTGCTCAGGCTGGAACAGGTCGCAGGCCTCGTCGGCGCGCAGCGGCTGAGCGATGCCGAGGAAGCGCAAATGCGCGGGCAGGGCTTTGGCACGAATGTGATGGCGCCCATCTATCGCGGCAACCAGATCGAGTTGACGCGGGGCAACCCCAATTTCGTCCAGACCACGCCGCAGCAGGACGGTGAGGCACAACAGACCGAGGAATATTCGGGCCGGCGCGATCCGGCTCCATCCCAATCGGTCGAGGCCGTGACAGAGGAGCAGCAGGGCTATTTCGGCCGGCGGTTCAGCTTCGAAGGTGGAGTGAATTACAGCCACTTCGACGATGCGCGGATCAATCTTAGCGGTTTCCTCGCGCTCGATGCGATCTTCCTCGGCCAGATCAGTGTCGACGAACAGACTTCCGATGTGATCACGACCGATTTCACCGGACGTTTTGCGCCCAACGACAGGCTGCAATTCGATGTCAACGTGCCGACGATCTACCGTTCTTCGGTGTTCCAGTCGGGCGGCGTTGGAGGCGATGCGAGCGGACTTGCGGACGCAAGGGTAGATGAATTCGGTCTTGGCGATGTCAGCGTCGGCGCGAGCTACCGGCTGCTGCGCGAGACGGTCAGGCGGCCCGATGTTGTGATCAACACCCGGGTCAAGGCTCCGACGGGCAAGGATCCATTCGGCATCGAGCTGGTCGAAGTCGAAGGCACAGAGGGCAATTTCCAGATTCCCACCTCGCTTTCGACTGGTAGCGGTGCATGGGCGGCCTCGGCCGGCGTATCGGCGCTCAAGACGCTCGATCCGATGATCGTGTTCGGTAACGTCACCTACTTCCACAACTTCAAGAACGAGTTCGACGATATCGACGAAACCCCCGGCGAACAGCCTGGCACGGTCGACATTGGCAACGCGATCCAGTTCGGTGCGGGCCTCGCCTTTGCACTGAACGAGAAGTCGAGCATTTCGACGAGCTTTTCGGTGCGTTTCGGCGACGAGGCCCGGTTGAGGTTCGAAGGCGAGGAATTCGAGGAAGTTGTCGGTAGCGGCTCGACCGTGGGCATGCTCAACCTTGGCGCGACCTTCGCGGTTTCGAACCGCGTTTCGCTGCTTGCCAATGTCGGGGTGGGGATGACCACCGATGCGCCGGACATGGTGCTGAGCGTGCGCGTGCCGTTCCGGTTCTAG
- a CDS encoding C39 family peptidase translates to MRLSSIFLTGTVALAGLSGCATAPEGIQPFAIGQEGLRTQPLYKPVQSWRSQRFKNLVRQQTDFSCGAAALATIFNYAYGKNTSEQQILVNMLRIADPDVIRERGFSLLDMKNYVNAVGMTGQGYEVEYDALKHLKVPGIALLNIKNYKHFVVVRKVRDDVVHVGDPALGNRVMSRKAFNEAWNGVVFVVLGDGFDPETVLLNPPPPLSAARLYGLRSPVRNAEVYDFGIGPANSFVF, encoded by the coding sequence ATGCGGCTTTCTTCAATCTTTCTGACCGGGACTGTAGCCCTTGCAGGGCTCAGCGGGTGCGCGACCGCGCCCGAGGGCATTCAGCCCTTCGCGATCGGACAGGAGGGCCTGAGAACCCAACCGCTCTACAAGCCTGTCCAGAGCTGGAGATCGCAAAGGTTCAAGAACCTCGTCCGCCAGCAAACAGATTTCAGCTGCGGCGCAGCTGCGCTCGCAACCATATTCAATTATGCCTACGGGAAGAATACGAGTGAGCAGCAGATCCTCGTGAACATGCTGCGCATCGCCGATCCCGACGTGATCCGCGAACGCGGCTTTTCGCTGCTCGACATGAAGAATTACGTCAATGCAGTGGGAATGACGGGCCAGGGATACGAGGTCGAATACGACGCTCTCAAACATCTCAAGGTTCCAGGCATCGCGCTGCTCAATATCAAGAACTACAAACACTTCGTAGTCGTTCGCAAAGTGCGTGACGACGTGGTGCATGTCGGCGATCCCGCGCTCGGCAACCGCGTGATGAGCCGCAAGGCCTTCAACGAAGCTTGGAACGGTGTCGTATTCGTAGTGCTCGGAGACGGGTTCGATCCCGAAACCGTGTTGCTTAACCCACCACCCCCGCTGTCGGCAGCGCGCCTTTACGGTCTGCGCTCTCCGGTCCGCAACGCCGAAGTCTATGATTTCGGCATCGGCCCGGCCAACAGCTTCGTCTTTTAG
- a CDS encoding cbb3-type cytochrome c oxidase subunit 3 — protein MSFYETLRHFADSYGLVVIFCLYLLLCGWHFLPGSREGVERAKHSIFKEDDHV, from the coding sequence ATGAGCTTTTACGAGACATTGCGCCACTTCGCCGACAGCTACGGGTTGGTGGTGATCTTCTGCCTCTACCTTCTGCTGTGCGGCTGGCACTTCCTCCCCGGCTCGCGCGAAGGCGTGGAGCGGGCCAAGCACTCGATTTTCAAGGAAGACGATCATGTCTGA
- a CDS encoding helix-turn-helix transcriptional regulator, with translation MRDTDDPIHLTRREHQILRLAALGMTSKEIAIRVEIAPRTVERHIENSRLKMRARNRVHLISKAVATGILTLEDGAGHGSMPAPAIAGMRDG, from the coding sequence TTGAGAGATACAGACGACCCGATCCATCTTACCAGGCGCGAGCATCAGATCCTGCGGCTCGCCGCACTCGGGATGACGAGCAAGGAAATTGCAATCAGGGTGGAAATCGCGCCGCGCACCGTTGAGCGGCATATCGAAAACAGCAGGTTGAAAATGAGGGCCCGAAACAGGGTTCACCTCATCAGCAAGGCCGTGGCAACCGGCATCCTCACACTCGAGGATGGCGCTGGTCACGGTTCCATGCCGGCACCGGCGATCGCAGGAATGCGCGACGGATAG
- the ccoG gene encoding cytochrome c oxidase accessory protein CcoG has translation MSVSEPTAAAVGNVKERDWAAALPSEGADPIAAKRLSDPSTPPPKLYEKRKAVHNKRIDGPFRRLKWAIMVVTLTIYYVTPWLRWDRGPYAPDQAVLVDLANRRFYMFDIEIWPHEFYFVAGLLIMAGIGLFLVTSAVGRAWCGYACPQTVWTDLFQHVDRFVDGDRNARIRLDKAPWGPAKIARRLFKWSIYLLISLLTGGAWILYFADAPTLVRDFFALEASPVAYATVGILTFTTFWLGGFMREQVCIYMCPWPRIQGAMLDEKSLIVTYKHWRGEPRGSLKKAKKNPGADGDCIDCLQCVAVCPTGIDIREGQQIGCITCALCIDACDKVMKEIGRPRGLIDYATLEQCEAEMAGKPPTPAWKALLRPRTFIYFGIWAAIGVAMLFALGTRSHTDLTVSPDRNPPYMLMKDGSVRNAYTLRLRNMEARPRDMEIALVGLPQGAVMWTDRIGRESAAESQRVTVPANETRVVRAYVTVPNGVSADSFSFRLTSLDEQGEQDTAQTSFSSPENEP, from the coding sequence ATGAGCGTCTCTGAGCCAACTGCCGCCGCTGTCGGAAATGTGAAAGAGCGCGATTGGGCCGCTGCGCTCCCCTCGGAGGGTGCCGATCCCATCGCCGCAAAGCGCCTGAGCGATCCGAGCACCCCGCCGCCCAAGCTCTACGAGAAGCGCAAAGCGGTCCACAACAAGCGGATCGACGGACCGTTTCGCCGGCTGAAATGGGCGATCATGGTTGTCACGCTGACGATCTATTACGTGACGCCGTGGCTGCGCTGGGATCGCGGGCCCTACGCGCCCGACCAGGCGGTGCTGGTCGATCTGGCGAACCGCCGGTTCTACATGTTCGACATCGAGATCTGGCCGCACGAATTCTACTTCGTCGCCGGCCTGCTCATCATGGCGGGGATCGGCCTGTTCCTCGTCACCAGCGCGGTGGGGCGCGCATGGTGCGGCTATGCCTGCCCGCAAACGGTGTGGACCGACCTGTTCCAGCATGTCGACCGCTTCGTCGACGGGGATCGCAATGCTCGCATCCGGCTCGACAAGGCGCCCTGGGGTCCGGCGAAGATCGCGCGGCGGCTTTTCAAATGGTCGATCTATCTCCTCATCAGCCTGCTGACCGGCGGTGCATGGATCCTCTATTTCGCCGATGCGCCGACGCTCGTGCGCGATTTCTTCGCGCTCGAGGCTTCGCCCGTTGCCTATGCCACCGTGGGCATCCTTACCTTCACGACGTTCTGGCTCGGCGGTTTCATGCGCGAGCAGGTGTGCATCTACATGTGCCCCTGGCCGCGCATCCAGGGGGCAATGCTCGACGAGAAATCGCTGATCGTCACCTACAAACACTGGCGAGGCGAGCCGCGGGGCAGCCTCAAGAAAGCAAAGAAAAACCCCGGCGCTGACGGCGATTGCATCGATTGCCTGCAATGCGTCGCGGTATGTCCCACCGGCATCGATATCCGCGAGGGTCAGCAGATCGGTTGCATCACCTGCGCGCTGTGCATCGACGCCTGCGACAAGGTGATGAAGGAAATCGGGAGGCCGCGCGGCCTGATCGATTACGCGACTCTTGAACAATGCGAGGCGGAAATGGCCGGCAAGCCACCGACGCCCGCGTGGAAGGCGCTGCTGCGGCCACGCACATTCATTTACTTCGGCATCTGGGCGGCGATCGGCGTTGCGATGCTGTTCGCGCTCGGCACCCGTTCGCACACCGACCTCACTGTCTCGCCCGATCGCAATCCGCCCTACATGCTGATGAAGGATGGATCGGTGCGCAACGCATACACATTGCGCCTCAGAAACATGGAGGCGCGTCCGCGCGACATGGAGATCGCGCTTGTCGGCCTTCCCCAAGGAGCGGTCATGTGGACCGATCGCATCGGGCGCGAGAGCGCGGCTGAAAGCCAGCGCGTGACTGTCCCCGCCAACGAGACCCGCGTGGTGCGCGCCTATGTCACCGTACCGAACGGCGTCTCCGCCGACAGCTTCTCGTTCCGGCTTACGTCGCTCGACGAGCAAGGCGAGCAGGACACTGCCCAGACCAGCTTCTCCAGCCCCGAGAATGAACCATGA
- a CDS encoding MmcB family DNA repair protein encodes MTSQPAPILDSPVSATARDVARGIQRLFARNDIWCVSEMPLKNGRRADLMGVDAKGLLVIVEIKVARGDLLGDAKWPDYLDFCDRFYWGVAPGLDRTPLESEAYMPDKCGVIVGDGYDAEILRHAPLESLAAARRKAQMERLARFAMRRYTGLVDPSCGDPVNAG; translated from the coding sequence ATGACCAGTCAGCCAGCACCGATCCTCGATTCGCCCGTTTCAGCCACCGCGCGGGATGTCGCGCGCGGGATCCAGCGGCTGTTCGCGCGTAACGACATCTGGTGCGTGTCGGAAATGCCGCTCAAGAACGGGCGGCGGGCCGATCTCATGGGTGTCGATGCGAAAGGCCTGCTGGTGATTGTCGAGATCAAGGTGGCGCGCGGCGACCTTTTGGGCGATGCCAAGTGGCCGGATTACCTCGATTTTTGCGACCGGTTCTACTGGGGGGTTGCTCCGGGGCTCGATCGCACCCCGCTCGAAAGCGAAGCCTACATGCCCGACAAATGCGGGGTAATCGTGGGCGATGGCTACGATGCGGAAATCCTCCGTCATGCCCCGCTCGAATCGCTCGCTGCCGCGCGGCGCAAGGCGCAGATGGAACGGCTCGCCCGGTTCGCGATGCGGCGCTACACGGGATTGGTCGATCCCAGCTGCGGCGATCCGGTGAACGCGGGCTAG
- the ccoO gene encoding cytochrome-c oxidase, cbb3-type subunit II, whose product MSKNSPDKGTFEGHKKLEKNVTLLAAATFVTVAIGGVVEIAPLFWIDNTIEEVEGMRPYTPLEQAGRDIYIREGCYTCHSQMIRPFRDEVERYGHYSLAAESMYDHPFQWGSKRTGPDLARVGGRYSDEWHVQHLKDPQSVVPQSIMPSYAFLADTSLKVADMSANLTALRRVGVPYEDIDIEQANSDLYAQADPDLDAGDLEERYPKAQVRDFDGDPNRVTEMDALIAYLQMLGTLVDVESAAAQAELAEEKGR is encoded by the coding sequence ATGAGCAAGAACTCACCAGACAAGGGCACCTTCGAGGGCCACAAGAAACTCGAAAAAAACGTCACGCTGCTCGCCGCCGCGACATTCGTGACCGTTGCGATCGGCGGCGTCGTGGAAATCGCACCGTTGTTCTGGATCGACAACACGATCGAGGAAGTGGAGGGCATGCGGCCCTACACCCCGCTCGAACAGGCGGGGCGCGATATCTACATCCGCGAAGGCTGCTATACCTGCCACAGCCAGATGATCCGGCCATTCCGCGACGAAGTGGAACGCTATGGCCACTATTCGCTCGCCGCAGAGAGCATGTATGACCACCCGTTCCAGTGGGGATCGAAGCGCACCGGGCCGGACCTCGCGCGCGTTGGCGGGCGCTATTCGGATGAGTGGCACGTCCAGCATTTGAAGGATCCGCAGAGCGTCGTGCCGCAAAGCATCATGCCGAGCTACGCGTTCCTTGCGGATACTTCGCTCAAGGTCGCCGACATGTCGGCCAATCTGACCGCGCTGCGCCGTGTCGGCGTTCCCTATGAGGACATCGATATCGAGCAGGCGAACTCCGACCTTTACGCCCAGGCCGATCCCGATCTCGACGCGGGCGACCTCGAAGAGCGTTATCCCAAGGCGCAGGTGCGCGATTTCGACGGTGATCCGAACCGCGTGACCGAAATGGACGCGCTCATCGCCTATCTCCAGATGCTCGGAACGCTGGTCGATGTCGAAAGCGCCGCCGCTCAGGCCGAACTCGCCGAGGAGAAGGGCCGATGA
- the ccoP gene encoding cytochrome-c oxidase, cbb3-type subunit III produces MSDKSRENARIDEPTGTELVGHEWDGIEELNTPLPRWWLWTFYATIAWSLVYVVLYPAWPLVERATEGVLGWSSRGELAEEMSAADLARRSVYEQIAATDITKLPANPELMGQAIAGGAAAFKQHCVQCHGAGAAGYEQYGYPNLNDDDWIWGGELAEIEYTLTHGIRWGGSRQTRQAYMPPFEGALEKPQVDALVNHVLSLSGKGQSSTEGVQLFAQNCAACHQPDGSGDQLQGAPALNDAIWLYGGEAANIRAQILNPRHGVMPGWSDKLDPVTIKMLAAYVHSRGGGESAEEGTEEVASDAEAVAEAPEGGDDERL; encoded by the coding sequence ATGTCTGACAAGTCGCGCGAAAATGCCCGGATCGATGAGCCCACCGGCACCGAACTCGTCGGCCATGAATGGGACGGGATCGAGGAGCTCAACACCCCCCTGCCGCGCTGGTGGCTCTGGACCTTCTACGCAACGATCGCGTGGAGCCTGGTTTATGTCGTGCTCTATCCCGCCTGGCCGCTTGTTGAACGTGCGACCGAAGGCGTGCTTGGCTGGTCGAGCCGCGGCGAACTCGCCGAAGAGATGAGCGCCGCCGATCTCGCGCGCCGCAGCGTTTACGAACAAATCGCCGCGACCGACATCACCAAGCTGCCCGCCAACCCCGAACTGATGGGCCAGGCCATCGCCGGCGGCGCGGCGGCATTCAAGCAGCACTGCGTCCAGTGCCACGGCGCGGGCGCGGCGGGTTACGAGCAATACGGCTACCCCAACCTCAACGACGATGACTGGATCTGGGGCGGCGAACTTGCGGAGATCGAATACACGCTCACGCACGGTATCCGCTGGGGAGGCTCGCGGCAGACGCGCCAGGCCTACATGCCGCCCTTCGAAGGCGCGCTCGAAAAACCGCAGGTCGATGCGCTGGTGAACCACGTCCTTTCGCTGAGCGGCAAGGGCCAGAGCAGCACGGAAGGGGTGCAGCTTTTCGCGCAGAATTGCGCTGCTTGCCACCAGCCCGACGGTTCGGGCGATCAGTTGCAGGGCGCGCCCGCTCTCAATGACGCGATCTGGCTGTATGGCGGCGAAGCGGCGAATATCCGCGCACAAATCCTGAATCCGCGCCATGGCGTGATGCCGGGCTGGAGCGATAAGCTCGATCCGGTCACGATCAAGATGCTCGCGGCCTATGTCCATTCGCGCGGCGGCGGCGAATCTGCGGAGGAGGGGACCGAGGAGGTCGCATCCGATGCCGAAGCCGTTGCCGAGGCACCTGAGGGCGGAGACGATGAGCGTCTCTGA
- the ccoN gene encoding cytochrome-c oxidase, cbb3-type subunit I — MESVVGRAGIWALVLAAAIVAIALAQDGGFAVHMAIVAIAAFLIIVATLRSYDPLAKAQSIFKMPPGPSKYDDDVIRWGVIATMFWGIAGLLAGLFIALQMAFPALNIEPYLNFGRVRPLHTSAVIFAFGGNALLATSFYVVQRTCRTTLAFPTLARFVFWGYQLFIVLAATGYLLGITQSREYAEPEWYVDLWLTIVWLAYLAVFVGTLLRRHEPHIYVANWFYLAFIVTVAMLHVVNNLAVPVSLLGSRSYSAFAGVQDALTQWWYGHNAVGFFLTAGFLAMMYYFVPKQANRPVYSYRLSIIHFWSLIFLYIWAGPHHLHYTALPDWAQTLGMVFSVMLWMPSWGGMINGLMTLNGAWDKVRTDPIIRMMVLALAFYGMSTFEGPMLSIKAVNSLSHYTDWTIGHVHSGALGWNGMITFACVYFLVPKLWKKERLYSLRMINWHFWLATLGIVFYAASMWVAGITQGLMWREYGSDGYLVNSFVDTVEALHPMYLMRAFGGLLYLSGALIMVFNIWMTIAGRVREEAPMSATAHDEASDRPLPPQAIPAE, encoded by the coding sequence ATGGAATCAGTCGTCGGAAGGGCGGGCATCTGGGCACTGGTGCTTGCCGCAGCCATTGTCGCAATCGCGCTCGCGCAGGATGGCGGTTTCGCCGTTCATATGGCGATTGTCGCCATTGCCGCGTTCCTGATTATCGTCGCAACGCTGCGCAGCTACGATCCGCTCGCGAAGGCTCAGAGCATCTTCAAGATGCCTCCGGGGCCATCGAAATACGATGACGACGTGATCCGCTGGGGCGTGATCGCGACGATGTTCTGGGGGATTGCTGGGCTGCTCGCGGGGCTTTTCATCGCCTTGCAGATGGCGTTTCCGGCGCTCAATATCGAACCCTACCTCAATTTCGGCCGCGTCAGGCCGCTGCATACATCGGCGGTGATTTTCGCGTTTGGCGGCAATGCCCTGCTCGCCACCAGCTTCTACGTAGTGCAGCGCACCTGCCGCACCACGCTCGCCTTTCCGACGCTCGCCCGGTTCGTGTTCTGGGGTTACCAGCTCTTTATCGTTCTCGCGGCGACCGGCTACCTGCTCGGGATCACCCAGTCGCGCGAATATGCCGAGCCTGAATGGTATGTCGATTTGTGGCTGACGATCGTGTGGCTCGCCTACCTTGCGGTTTTTGTCGGCACGCTGCTGCGCCGGCACGAGCCGCATATCTATGTCGCCAACTGGTTCTACCTCGCCTTCATCGTGACCGTCGCGATGTTGCACGTGGTCAACAATCTCGCTGTCCCGGTGAGCCTGCTCGGGTCGCGCAGCTATAGCGCCTTTGCCGGTGTGCAGGATGCGCTCACGCAGTGGTGGTACGGCCACAATGCCGTCGGCTTCTTCCTCACCGCAGGCTTCCTCGCGATGATGTATTACTTCGTGCCGAAGCAGGCGAACCGGCCGGTCTATTCCTACCGCCTGTCGATCATCCACTTCTGGTCGCTGATCTTCCTCTATATCTGGGCCGGACCGCACCACCTCCACTACACCGCGCTGCCCGACTGGGCGCAGACGCTCGGCATGGTGTTTTCGGTGATGCTGTGGATGCCGAGCTGGGGCGGCATGATCAATGGGCTGATGACCCTGAACGGCGCATGGGACAAGGTCCGCACCGATCCGATCATCCGCATGATGGTGCTGGCGCTCGCATTCTACGGGATGAGCACGTTCGAAGGGCCGATGCTGTCGATCAAGGCGGTGAACAGCCTCTCGCACTACACCGACTGGACTATCGGTCACGTTCACTCCGGCGCGCTGGGCTGGAACGGCATGATCACCTTCGCCTGCGTCTACTTCCTCGTGCCCAAGCTCTGGAAGAAGGAGCGCCTCTATTCGCTGCGCATGATCAACTGGCACTTCTGGCTCGCGACGCTCGGCATCGTTTTCTACGCGGCCAGCATGTGGGTCGCCGGAATCACCCAAGGCCTGATGTGGCGCGAATATGGTTCCGACGGGTACCTCGTGAACAGCTTCGTCGACACCGTAGAGGCGCTCCACCCGATGTACCTGATGCGCGCTTTCGGCGGCCTCCTTTATCTCTCGGGCGCGCTCATCATGGTCTTCAATATCTGGATGACCATCGCCGGGCGCGTGCGCGAGGAGGCGCCGATGAGCGCAACCGCGCACGATGAAGCCTCCGACCGCCCCCTTCCGCCACAGGCCATACCGGCCGAATAG
- a CDS encoding Crp/Fnr family transcriptional regulator: MRDIEPFACCSPEVIARLETIAQRFALPSSEALPETGHGERIVFITGGAAKLIAPGTPKGHILAFQFPGDIVSISHRPEGSATLVALSELELVMFLAHEFLDAAEIDPALLRAVLVRSLDTIQRNRIRMMRLGHRTARQRVAGFLVNMGERLCGCTSGPCELDLPMGRGDIGNSLGLTIETVSRQFTELRGEGFVTTSGRSAVHIADIDALRREAGP; encoded by the coding sequence TTGCGCGACATCGAGCCGTTTGCCTGCTGCTCGCCGGAAGTGATCGCGCGGCTGGAGACGATAGCGCAAAGGTTTGCGTTGCCTTCGTCTGAAGCGCTTCCTGAAACCGGTCATGGCGAACGGATCGTATTCATTACCGGCGGAGCGGCCAAGCTCATCGCGCCGGGCACGCCCAAGGGGCACATTCTCGCTTTCCAGTTTCCCGGCGACATCGTCTCGATCTCGCACCGCCCTGAGGGCTCCGCCACGCTCGTAGCGCTCAGCGAGCTCGAGCTCGTCATGTTCCTTGCGCACGAATTCCTCGATGCCGCAGAAATCGACCCTGCCCTTCTGCGAGCGGTGCTGGTGCGATCACTCGACACGATCCAGCGCAACCGCATACGCATGATGCGGTTGGGCCACCGCACCGCACGCCAAAGGGTCGCAGGGTTTCTCGTGAACATGGGGGAGAGATTGTGCGGCTGCACCAGCGGGCCGTGCGAGTTGGACCTGCCGATGGGGCGCGGCGATATCGGCAACAGCCTCGGCCTGACAATCGAGACTGTGAGTAGGCAGTTCACCGAATTGCGCGGCGAGGGATTTGTGACGACCAGTGGGCGGTCGGCGGTGCACATCGCGGATATCGACGCGCTTCGGCGCGAGGCCGGACCTTAA
- a CDS encoding DUF2189 domain-containing protein has protein sequence MNPVETTGSERFEVAQDLTLRDLRAALAAGWRDYVARPGYGLFFGAVFALSGIALSYLLIARGELVWLIPAAAGFPLIAPFTAVGLYEVSRRREANLPTNWSTVLGALKGRGDEQIMSMGVILFVAFGFWIIVAHGVFAVFMAEAGAGSESLEFFTTPTGLTMLGVGSVIGALIALAFYSITVISLPMLVDRKVDFLTAIFASLKAIRTNAPVMLAWAGIIAVLLFTAMAPAFLGLFVVLPVLGHATWHLYRRTVR, from the coding sequence TTGAACCCAGTCGAAACTACCGGCTCCGAACGCTTCGAAGTCGCGCAGGATCTGACTTTGCGCGACCTTCGGGCCGCGCTCGCCGCAGGCTGGCGAGATTACGTCGCGAGGCCGGGCTATGGACTGTTTTTCGGGGCGGTCTTTGCGCTGTCTGGCATCGCGCTATCCTATCTCCTGATCGCGCGCGGCGAACTGGTCTGGCTGATCCCTGCCGCTGCGGGCTTTCCGCTCATCGCCCCGTTCACGGCGGTCGGCCTTTACGAAGTGAGTCGCAGGCGCGAAGCCAACCTGCCGACGAACTGGAGCACGGTTCTCGGCGCACTGAAAGGGCGCGGGGACGAGCAGATCATGAGCATGGGCGTGATCCTGTTCGTCGCCTTTGGATTCTGGATCATCGTCGCGCACGGCGTGTTCGCGGTGTTCATGGCCGAGGCGGGGGCGGGCTCCGAATCCCTCGAATTCTTCACCACCCCGACTGGCCTGACCATGCTCGGCGTAGGTAGCGTGATCGGTGCGCTGATCGCGCTCGCATTCTATTCGATCACCGTTATCAGCCTGCCCATGCTGGTCGATCGCAAGGTCGATTTCCTGACCGCGATTTTCGCCAGTCTCAAGGCGATACGCACCAACGCGCCCGTGATGCTGGCATGGGCCGGAATCATTGCCGTGCTGCTATTCACCGCGATGGCGCCTGCATTCCTGGGGCTGTTCGTCGTGCTACCGGTGCTCGGCCATGCGACCTGGCACCTGTATCGCCGCACCGTTCGATAG
- a CDS encoding peptidoglycan-binding domain-containing protein, which produces MNRTTWLRGERRAGWGLRVLLPFAALLGVAAPGASAETADKKFAVESAGRTTCAQYTEARSSNPSKAARYIGFIEGYLTAANRYEPNTFDLTPWHTTSAFALILDQHCKRTPEDGLAMVAQKLVVSMMPLRLADSSPLVELREGENRAVVYERILWRAQGELARRGLYRARPDGKDSPEFRSALTQFQKLSKLDPSGVPDVATLWVLLNP; this is translated from the coding sequence TTGAACCGGACGACATGGCTAAGGGGGGAGAGACGCGCAGGGTGGGGCCTGCGCGTCCTGCTGCCATTTGCGGCACTGTTGGGCGTGGCTGCGCCCGGAGCGAGCGCGGAAACCGCCGACAAGAAGTTCGCCGTGGAATCCGCAGGGAGGACCACGTGCGCGCAATATACCGAAGCCCGGTCCAGCAACCCAAGCAAGGCCGCACGCTATATCGGTTTCATCGAGGGCTACCTGACAGCTGCAAATCGCTACGAACCAAATACGTTCGACCTGACGCCATGGCACACCACTTCGGCGTTCGCCCTTATTCTCGACCAGCACTGCAAGAGAACGCCCGAAGATGGCCTTGCGATGGTCGCACAGAAGCTGGTGGTATCGATGATGCCGCTGCGGCTTGCCGATTCCTCGCCGCTTGTCGAGCTGCGCGAAGGGGAAAACCGCGCTGTTGTGTACGAGCGGATCCTGTGGCGGGCACAGGGCGAGCTTGCGCGGCGCGGCCTCTACAGGGCCCGGCCGGATGGCAAGGATTCGCCCGAGTTCCGCTCCGCGCTCACGCAATTCCAGAAATTGTCGAAACTCGATCCCAGCGGAGTCCCCGACGTGGCGACGCTGTGGGTGCTGCTCAATCCGTAA